The window AATAGCTTCATCGCCTAACTCTTCTTCGATTCTAATAAGCTGATTATATTTTGCGATCCTGTCGCTCCTTGAAGCTGAGCCAGTTTTAATTTGCCCAGAGTTTGTAGCAACCGCAATATCTGCAATAGTAGAGTCTTCAGTCTCTCCAGATCTATGAGAAATAATATATGTAAACCCAGCTCCCTGGGCCATCCTGATAGCTTCTAGAGTCTCAGTTAGTGAGCCAATTTGGTTAACCTTAACCAGAATAGAATTCCCGGCGTTCTGCCTAATACCTTTAGCCAATCTTTTAGTATTCGTAACGAATAAATCGTCTCCAACAATTTGCACCTTGTCTCCAAGCTGCTCAGTCATTAACGTCCATCCTTTCCAGTCATTTTCAGAAAGTGGATCTTCTATTGAAATAACCGGATACTGCCTTACCCAATCGCTGTATACATCAACTAATTTTTCTTTACTGATTTTTTTGCCTTCAACTTCGTATTTTCCATTTTTATAAAATTCACTAGAGGCAACGTCTAGCGCTAATGAAATCTCGTCTCCTACTTTATATCCAGCCTTAGTTATGGCCTCTAGAATGCATTCTATTGCTTCTTCGTTGGATTTTAGATTTGGCGCGAATCCGCCCTCATCGCCAACTGAAGTGGCATAGCCTTTTTTCCCAAGAATTGATTTTAAATTATGAAATACTTCAACCCCTGATCTTATTGCTT is drawn from Thermodesulfobacteriota bacterium and contains these coding sequences:
- the eno gene encoding phosphopyruvate hydratase, with protein sequence MALIEAILAREILDSRGNPTVEVDIICDDGSFGRAAVPSGASTGEHEAIELRDKVKKRYLGKGVQKAVQNIHDKIAPKLIGADVTAQYDIDQLMLRLDGTANKSKLGANAILGVSLAVAKAAANSLYIPLYAYLGGISANTLPVPLMNIINGGAHADNNLDFQEFMIVPLGFTRFSEAIRSGVEVFHNLKSILGKKGYATSVGDEGGFAPNLKSNEEAIECILEAITKAGYKVGDEISLALDVASSEFYKNGKYEVEGKKISKEKLVDVYSDWVRQYPVISIEDPLSENDWKGWTLMTEQLGDKVQIVGDDLFVTNTKRLAKGIRQNAGNSILVKVNQIGSLTETLEAIRMAQGAGFTYIISHRSGETEDSTIADIAVATNSGQIKTGSASRSDRIAKYNQLIRIEEELGDEAIYPGRSAFNI